The Pyrus communis chromosome 9, drPyrComm1.1, whole genome shotgun sequence genome has a segment encoding these proteins:
- the LOC137744486 gene encoding uncharacterized protein translates to MAMATAPFPSPTERIVASALLLLTATPPKFCLDDYQERSKIESGRGSSVSGDSTKSCTSLITTSDISTDEIRACKIRIMALAALRRQMNLKVVRRSRSKTQTTWKTVSGSPKATASFGSETTESSCVSTTSSAASSARSRSQHHVSRSGWSNIKLAAVREDPMKRRRLTWSSHMRRKAEAILKLLAGAGWLSEVKIRQTIGDSPDTSKALRMLLKLEKVKRAGSGGRHNPYVYSVA, encoded by the exons ATGGCTATGGCTACGGCTCCGtttccgtctccaaccgaacGCATAGTTGCTTCGGCTCTGCTTCTCCTCACCGCCACACCTCCAAA GTTCTGTTTAGACGACTATCAGGAGCGAAGCAAGATCGAGAGTGGCAGAGGAAGCTCGGTTTCTGGCGATTCCACCAAGTCCTGCACTTCGTTGATCACTACCAGCGATATCTCAACGGATGAGATTCGAGCTTGTAAGATCAGGATCATGGCGCTTGCTGCTCTTCGTCGTCAGATGAATCTCAAg GTTGTTCGGAGAAGCCGCTCAAAGACTCAGACGACCTGGAAAACCGTCTCTGGATCGCCCAAAGCGACGGCGTCGTTCGGGTCTGAGACCACTGAGTCTTCGTGCGTGTCCACCACCTCCAGCGCGGCTTCCAGCGCGCGAAGCCGAAGCCAACACCACGTGTCGAGATCAGGATGGAGCAATATCAAGCTTGCGGCGGTCCGGGAGGATCCGATGAAACGGAGGCGGCTGACTTGGTCGTCCCACATGCGCCGGAAAGCCGAGGCCATTCTGAAGCTCTTGGCCGGCGCCGGCTGGCTCTCTGAAGTCAAGATCCGTCAGACCATCGGTGACAGTCCTGACACCAGCAAAGCGCTCAGAAT GTTGTTGAAGCTTGAGAAGGTCAAAAGAGCAGGCTCTGGAGGCCGTCACAATCCTTACGTTTACtcg GTAGCATGA